In the Candidatus Krumholzibacteriia bacterium genome, one interval contains:
- a CDS encoding YkgJ family cysteine cluster protein, producing MIRLPVLAAPPPPGVVVHPNCARCTALCCQYVSTEIDAPTTAKDFDNIRWYLMHPGVRVFVEEAGSWFLQFMSRCENLGADNLCRIYDRRPQICRDLQPTSCEFALGPGDQVYFTSVAEFERWEAERKRRQQTRRARRGQRLASRGPAAAQAGVRRGSRSQA from the coding sequence TTGATCCGTCTGCCCGTCCTCGCGGCTCCACCACCGCCCGGCGTGGTGGTCCACCCCAATTGCGCCCGCTGCACCGCCCTCTGCTGCCAGTACGTCTCCACCGAGATCGACGCGCCGACGACAGCGAAGGACTTCGACAACATCCGCTGGTATCTGATGCATCCGGGGGTGCGCGTTTTCGTGGAGGAGGCGGGCAGCTGGTTCCTCCAGTTCATGTCCCGCTGCGAGAACCTCGGGGCCGACAATCTCTGTCGCATCTACGACCGCCGCCCGCAGATCTGCCGCGATCTCCAGCCCACGAGCTGCGAGTTCGCTCTCGGCCCCGGGGATCAGGTCTACTTCACCAGCGTCGCGGAGTTCGAACGCTGGGAGGCGGAGAGGAAGCGCCGCCAGCAGACGCGCCGCGCCCGCCGGGGACAGCGCCTCGCCTCCCGCGGCCCGGCCGCGGCCCAGGCCGGGGTGCGCCGGGGTTCCAGATCTCAGGCCTGA
- a CDS encoding acylphosphatase — MESRALRFVVRGRVQGVGFRYFVARHARQLGLCGYARNRRDGSVEVVAVGGAAALAILASKLRLGPAAAAVESLEAQPLAPAPLHDGFDIL, encoded by the coding sequence GTGGAGTCGCGTGCGTTGCGCTTCGTCGTTCGCGGCCGCGTCCAGGGCGTCGGCTTTCGCTACTTCGTGGCCCGTCATGCGCGCCAGCTCGGCCTCTGCGGCTACGCGCGCAACCGGAGGGACGGGAGCGTGGAGGTCGTCGCGGTGGGCGGCGCCGCCGCGCTCGCGATCCTGGCGAGCAAGTTGCGGCTCGGGCCGGCCGCGGCGGCGGTGGAATCCCTGGAAGCGCAGCCACTCGCCCCGGCGCCGCTGCACGACGGCTTCGACATCCTCTAG